The stretch of DNA AAGCAAATGTTAATATTGTGGTAATGTTCGCATAGTAAAAATTGCCTTGTGAGGTGTGATATATGAGAAAAATGACAATATTAGGAATTGTATTAGTGCTAATCGGGATAGGAATTACTATTTTTGGTCTTACCGTATCATCTGACTTAGGAGAGAAAATAGGTATTTTCGGATGCCTGGTTACGTATTAGTAATGATTGGGGTTTTTATAGGACCGGATTATAAAAAATCAAACTAAAGTTGGGATAAAAAATAAAAAACGCATGGATAGCCATGCGTTATACACAAAACATAGATTGGGTTAGTAATAATTAGATTGATTCATAAGCTCGCAGGTCAATCTGAATCCTGCTTTTTGTTAGCTATACTGTGGGCGTAGCTTTGTCCTCTTATTAACATGCTGTTCTGCACTTAATGCAGCAATCGCTCCGTCTGCAGCAGAAATGACTGCTTGTTTAATAGGTGTTCTTCGTGCATCCCCGCCAGCGAAAACACCTTCAGCACTTGTACGCAAATGATCATCAACAACTACATAACCTTCTTCATCTCTCTTGACAGAGTCATTTAGGAAGTCCGTTCCTGGTTTCATTCCGCCAAGGTACAAGAAAACTCCATCACTTTCCCAGGTTTGCTCTTCTTTTTTATCATTTAGAATGATAATTTTCTCAACGCTATCAGTTCCAGTAATTTCTCTTAAACGATGGCGTCTATAGATTTCGACATTTGGTTGATTCTCAAGCTGAGTAAAGACTACGTCGCCTTTTAGCTTTTCAGTTGGAATTAATAGTCTAACAGTTTTGCAGTACTTAGCTAGTGTTTCAGCTTCATGGATTGCTTCTTCATTATCACCTACTACGGTGACAACCTGATCCTGATAAAAGGCAGCATCACATGTTGAACAGTAGCTTACCCCACGTCCTGTAAATTCTTCTTCTCCTTTAATTTTACTCGAAGGAGCTTTTGCTCCAACTGCAATAAAGACGCTTTTGGCTTTAATAATTCCTTCTGCGACTTCAATTTTCTTAATTTCATCAGAAAAATCTACTGAAAGTACAGTCGAACGTACAAATTCTGCTCCGAAATCCTTCGCTTGAGCCTGCATTCTTTCTAAAAGTTCTAGTCCTGTTAACTCTTCTCTTACACCTGGATAGTTTGCGATTTTATGTGTAATTGCCAGCGTCCCTGCCTTTGGTGCCTTATCAATTACAAGGGTTTTTAACTTTCCTCGTGCTGCGTAAAGTGCAGCTGAAGCTCCAGCTGGACCGCCGCCAATGGTCACAAAATCATAAACCTCATCAAGGACTCTTTCATTAATGGATTGGAAAATAGTATCTGTATTTTCTTTAGGAGTATCTCCTTTAGAAGTGTCTACTGCAACAGAGGCTGTTTCATCTGTTATATCGAGTAGTTTTCTAAACTTCTTCTCTTGGAAGCCCAATACAAGCTTTCCATTAATTAAAGTGGCAGGAGTTCCGAAGATTTTACGCTCTTTTAGCTGATCAAAATATTCCTTATGTATGGATGCATTACGTTCTTCATATTCAAATCCCCAGTCCTTCAAAGCAGATTTTACTTTTTCACAATAGGGACAGCCAGTACTGCTATAAACAATAATTTCAGGTTTAGACAATATTAAAACCTCCGATAATTTATTTCATGTTATATGTGTTATTACTACAATAATAATATTAGTACTATATGAAAGTCAAACTCTTTTAATAATTATTATAATTTAATTATTAATATTTGTAACAGAAACGACGCAATTGAATTTAGAAAATAAATTTCCTTATTAAACAAATATAATTTTCTAAAAATTTTTAAAATAGGAGTTCATTTTCTTTGAATTCTGTTATATAATAAAAAGCAAGAAAAGTTTGTTGTAATATAACAGCAAGAGCGCTCATATACATTTCAATGAAATGAAGAAAATTGAAGGAGGATCAATCGAA from Cytobacillus dafuensis encodes:
- a CDS encoding FAD-dependent oxidoreductase, whose amino-acid sequence is MSKPEIIVYSSTGCPYCEKVKSALKDWGFEYEERNASIHKEYFDQLKERKIFGTPATLINGKLVLGFQEKKFRKLLDITDETASVAVDTSKGDTPKENTDTIFQSINERVLDEVYDFVTIGGGPAGASAALYAARGKLKTLVIDKAPKAGTLAITHKIANYPGVREELTGLELLERMQAQAKDFGAEFVRSTVLSVDFSDEIKKIEVAEGIIKAKSVFIAVGAKAPSSKIKGEEEFTGRGVSYCSTCDAAFYQDQVVTVVGDNEEAIHEAETLAKYCKTVRLLIPTEKLKGDVVFTQLENQPNVEIYRRHRLREITGTDSVEKIIILNDKKEEQTWESDGVFLYLGGMKPGTDFLNDSVKRDEEGYVVVDDHLRTSAEGVFAGGDARRTPIKQAVISAADGAIAALSAEQHVNKRTKLRPQYS